The Helianthus annuus cultivar XRQ/B chromosome 11, HanXRQr2.0-SUNRISE, whole genome shotgun sequence region TCAAAATAGCTTGTCATTTGTAACCACCAGCAACTACACCAATGCCACCCTACCAGAACTGTTAGTTCTAGGATTGTCATCATGCAACTTGAAGGAATTCCCAGCCTTTTTGCGCTTCCAAACGAAAATGGAAGCCTTAGCTCTTAGGTACAATGAAATTGAAGGCCTGGTACCAACCTGGATTTGGAATAACAGCCAAGAAACATTACAAATGATTGATCTGGCAAACAACTTCATCACTGGCTTTGATCAGCATCCCCAGTTTCTCCCATGGGTTTGTTTGGAATTCTTTGACATGTCATATAATAAGCTACAAGGGAGGCTTCCAATGTCTCCACAGACCATAGTTGCTTATGATGTCTCAAACAATTATTTGAATGGAGAAATACCACCATGGATATGTGAACTAAAATTCCTTCAATTCCTAGATTTATCTTCTAACCAGATGACCAGAACCCTTCCTTCTTGTTTTGGCAACTTGTACAATTCGCTGTCGGTTTTAGATCTGAAACAATATAGTTTTCATGGGCCAATGATGAATACATGTACGCAAGGAAGCCCTTTGAAGAAGATTGATTTGAGTAAAAATCAATTTAGTGGTCAGGTGTCAAAATCTTTGGCTGATTGTATCAAATTAGAGTTTCTCTCTCTTGCAGCCAATTCTTTTGAAGATGTTTTTCCGCTTTGGTTGGGAACTCTTCCCAACCTACAAGTGCTCATTTTGAGGTCCAATAAATTTTATGGTGCAATTCAAGGTCTCTCGAGTATTAGCCCGCTGTTTCTCAAGCTACGGATCATAGACATTTCCAATAACGGCTTTGGTGGTGAATTGCCTCACAAGTCATTCCAAACTTGGAATGCAATGAAATCTGTTTACCAGGGCAGATCAGCTGCTATGGGATCCGTCATTCCCTTCACTTCGTTTGGGACTTTTCCGTTTACATACTCGATGACGTTAACAACCAAAGGTGTCAAGTTAGAGTACAAGAAAATTCTGAACATCTTCGTAGCCATCGATCTCTCATGTAACAACTTTGAAGGGCAAATCCCACAATCACTCCAAGATCTTCAAGGACTCGAATCTCTTAATCTTTCCAACAACCATTTTACCGGTCATATCTTGCCGTCTTTTGGAAACCTAAAATACCTTGAATCTTTGGATCTTTTCCAAAATGAGCTATCAGGAAAAATCCCTCAACAATTGTTGCAACTTGGTTTCCTTTCTATTCTGAATGTGTCCTTCAACCACCTTGATGGGCACATACCACAAGGGAAACAATTCAACACATTCGAGAGCAATTCCTACTTGGGTAATCCCGGATTGTGTGGAAAACCATTGTCTAAGGAATGTGGAAAGTTCAAGGTATTACTTCCCCCGACAAGTAGCAATGAGTATGAGTCTCTCATGCCTAGTGACATAATTGATTGGATGTTGATACTATTGGGAGTTGGAAGTGGTTTGATAATTGGAATTGTTGTTGGAAACCTTCTTTATGCAAGGTATGGTGATTGGTTCATTGAACGACTAGGGATGAGAAACGACAGTTGGGTAAGGCCATTAAGGAATACAAGGAAAAACTAACGTCTTCATGGTTGTACTTTTGGATGAATTATAGCACGTTATGCTACTTTACCATTATATCTTTAAATCATGTAATACAAATATAAGTGTACTCTATATCTTAGCAAATATTTGCTATTGATTTTCCTTCAGAGAATGTTTTAGATATCTAGTGTcttttattttttcagcaaattAATATATATCAATGAAGCATACAAATTGTTAGAAATGTAGGAACACAAGTAGGTTTTTTTTATTGTAAAGAAGATTCATTATATTAATGAAGATCGACCTAGTAAGTAGCTAGAAAACAGATGATACACCATATTACACCATATTTAATCCCCAGGCCGGTATTCGTATTGTTGTATTTTCAACAAGTCTTAATTTGATATAGTATTAGGATTAGCCGTCCGTTGCCATTCATACACAAGTAGATGGAAACGTAGCACAACACTGGTCTAATGAAGCTGATTGGCAAGGTTCTACTTAACCGGAGCGGATCGCAACTCAAGCACAACTGGAGTCCGTATACGcaaattaaaaactaaaattatattgtgttgaacatatatatatatatatatatatataaggatcggttggttcaaatgaaaaccacccatAGTTGCGAGAACCGTAAGAACCAATATTAACGAATCAAAAATGGACACCACAATAAATATGTGATATAAtggaggggtattttggtaaattAACTAAACTGACATATCCATTTTCGAGGTGTATAAAAGAAGATCTCTTTTTCTCTCTCTATCACTCAAAGTCTGTTTTCTCTCTCCCTCAGATCTTGATCTTGAAAATCATCTCTCTCCTTTGTACACATTCAAACCATATCCCCCTTTTCTTTTCATTCACAAAATCTGCACACATATAGTTAGAGAGATGGGGAGAGAGCCAGAAGGAAGATGGCAGTGGCCGGCATGGTGGTGCACAGCGATGACCATGGCGGCGTGAGGGTGTTGGCAGCCCATCTGCGGCCTTCGGCGGGGGCAGCGAagcactctctctctctctctctctctctctctctctctctctctctctctctctctctctctctcgtctctcGAAAAccaattctctctctctctcttttgctCAGAGGAAGAGTCCGGTTTCGAGTTTTGTGGCCGTTCTTGATCTTGAAGAGCAAGGTTCTAAAAAGGTGGGGCTTTTTTTTGCATTTATTTggcttttttttacaaaactgaACCCCAATTTGGTGTAATTTGGTGACAGAAAGTttagaagagagagaaagagagacaGTAGAGAGAGAGGATGCAGAGGTGGATATGTTGGTGGTGTCGGTGGTGTCGGTGGTGCCGGTGGTCTTTGTTTCATCCCAAGTGTCTCCGGTGTTGCCGGCGGTGCCACGATAACAGTACATACATAATTATTGGCCATTGATTTTATGGCCGTTGATTGATGTGGTGCTGCTGGGACTCCAGTTTGTTGATGAGACTCCGGTTTGTTTTTTATCTTCATTTTgtatagtgttttttttttcataaagtgAGTTCCTTTTATTGAATCTtttgattgatggttgttttttATCTTGATAGTTGATTGTGTTTAGTTGTTTGTTTACTGTAGTGTTTTAGATTTGAAACTTAGAGTGGGTTGAGTTGGCAGTGATAGTTCGAAACATTTTTTCTGACAATTGATGACGATGGCGGAGGGTGGGTTTTcgacctgcaaccccactttgcagccatGATTTTCTAGAAACTTTGAGCCAAACCCTGTTTTTTTCAAGATCCACACAtagttttgatttttgttgttggCTTTTTTTTCAGTCAATGATGACAAGTACCAACTTATCTGAAACATATATGAGTCGTGATTTTGGTTGAGTTCGTTTTGTAAAGATTCTGAAATTTCGTAAACCCGGAACCGGGTCGGGTTTTGAGTTTTGATACCGAAGTTggcgcaaaaaaaaaaatttgcctTTGTCATATAAAAATGTTTGTCGTAAAAAAATTTTTGCCGTAAATAATTTTTTGTCGTAAAAAAATTTTTGCCGTAAAAAAATGTTGCTGCAAAAAAGTTTTTGTCGAAAAAAAAACCTTTGTCGTAAAAAAATTTTTGCCATAAAAAATTAttgccgtaaaaaaaaattttgttgtaaaaaaaaaatttgttgtaaAAAAATGTTTGTCGTAATAAATTTTtgccgtaaaaaaaaattcataaaCCCGAAATCGGGtcgtaaaaaagtttaaaaccggggcgtaaaaatGTTTAAAACCGGGGGGTAAAATTTTAACCGGGGAGCTAAAATCTGTTTTGTAAGAAAATctataaaaaaattgtttttttgtaaaaaaatctgATTTGTTAAATATTAATAaccaaaaaagacaaaaacactttttaaaaataaaaaaatctgatttgtaaagtattaaaatattaataaccAAATAAGACAAAAAATAGCAAATTGACCAAATTACTCGTataacaataaaatattaaaaacataataagacaaaaagaattaaatatttGTTTTAATCACTTTTAATCTCAACCATCTGTCTCAAAAGTTCAATGGTAGaaaagtggttcctacggtttTTGCAACTaagggtggttttcattttaacccatccctatatatataggataaggatcgttaggaaccacccttaattgcgagaaccgcgagaaccaatgtgaacatgtGGCAATCTTGTAAATATATCATATTTAATATAACAAGCGCACACAACCATTGTTCtctcttatgaaccctaatatgGTCTGACCAACATTCACGACGACATTCAACGGCGGCGTTCATGGGGGCGTTCATGATGCATTCACGTCTACATAATCGATGTTAACGTCACCTAACCACCACTACGAAAACTTCTCATCCGACGATAACCACATCGACTACTCCTCCTCCAACGATGAACCCATCAGCTCTGACTGTAAATCCATCAGCGACATACTCAGTTGATACAGCTATTGCATCTTCTTCCATTTTTGTTTCTGCAACTGTCATATGGCTTCTTTTTGAGAGGATAGGCTACCATCTTCTTCCATTGTGTGCCACTTTCTAATACTTACTCTGGCCGTATTGTTCTTGTGGACCAATTTGTCTTCTTTTGTTAACAAGTGAGTTGATTACCTTTGTATCTATAACTCCATATCCAAGTTTACTGCCAAATTAAAATTTCAATATTCTTGCTTGATTTACCTTTAATTTTGATAGGTCTCCTCCAAAGTTTCCTGACATTACATTGTCCCAAGAAATTTGTGATGTTATTGCTCTCCTTGTGATGGATCAGATCAATCAGGCCTACTTATACTTAAGGGAAATGACTACTGGGAGAGACTTGAAAGGATTTATGAGTGTGTGTATCTTTATTTTAGTTATAATTCATAACCTGGATGTATTGAATATCTTCTTAAAAGATGCAAAAACAAGTTGTGGACATGCAGGTCATTTTCACCCTGTGGGTGGTCTCAGTCAGTCATCGGTGGTTGATTCGAGTTTTTGACTCTTGTGTATAAGCAAACAATGCCATCGTTTCTGAACACTCAGTCTCTTGTGATACCATCTCAACATCAACCGCAACAACATCTACAAATTTAGATTAACAACAATTGCAACTCATACGTTTTGAGATTAAAGGCATTATACATTTATACGTGTTTCGTAATTTACACTCACACGATTCATTATTATATCCTTAAAGTGTGTTTCATAGTTTACTCATACAAGCTTCATTATTCTCTCATCATGTAAATCACATGTATTTACAATGATACCataataatgcacatgtgcattattttGCCAATACCCCATAATCCATGTTTAATTATTAACCCTTTTCTTTTTTAtcattaaacattaaacaaacAATTGGTTTAttacatatgttacttatatTTTCATACATCATATAatcctgcacatgtgcattatgttgccaaCCATCCGTAATCATCACAAAAATAAACTGTTAACCAACAGtacataattatgcacatgtgcatcacattattAACTCCCAATACCCATCACTAATAAACATTAAACAAATAACTTTTATTTTTTACAGTCATTActtttattttcatatattacATAATCATTCACATTTGCATTATGTTGCTAAcaatccatgatcaacacaaataaactgttaaccatcagtacataatcttatgcacatgtgcattacattACCAACGCCCCGTAATCATCACCGAATAAATGTTGAACAAGTGCATACACACGCCATATACCTTATTAATTAGAATGTTATACAttttactttttatgtatacACGAACAATTACAAGTGTTGTACATTCTACACTACATGAACAATTACAACTGTTGTACATTCTACACCTAATGGCACGCTATATTGGATACCCTATGTTGAATATGAATACAACCATATAGTCATCAGTATCAACCGTCGTCGTTACCATTGATCTTCCCAACTTTTTGTTCTTTACCACACGTACTCCGTCAACTCCTTTTTTTTTGATGTTTCATCACGAGTTCGCTTACTTGCTCGCCTTTTTGTGTTTATTTCTTCTTGCGCACCTGCACGATATATTTAATGTGTTTACATAAATGATAACATTTAACATGGATTTAATAAAGGGATGCACATATGCATAAACTCCAAACTGGATCATCAAACATTAATCAACATTTTTTACCTATTTGTTTAACCATCGCGTAATCATATTCTGTTCCATCCGTCGCATAATCATATTCCATTCCATCCGACATTTTATTTGACCTTACATCCAttggtttaaaaaaaagttaCTTTCTTCGATTTTTTTCCATTGTTGATCtacaataataaacaaaacaaaataaaataaaataaattaggaTCAATAAACATAAGTTATCAATGAATATGTGCATTAACATTAACTTTGTCATCACCATATACGTTATGCACATGTGTATCAACATAAACGACCTTATTAGCATATTCTAGCAAATTATGCACATGTACATTAGCATGAATGACCTTGTTAACCCATTCTGTCAAAGTATGCAGACGCACATAACTATGCACCTTTGCATCCATATGCCTACCCTTATTAACTTAACTTAATCTAGCAAAAcatgcatatgtgcataactatgcacataTGCATTAACATGACTGACCTTATCAATAGGCTTGCTTCAATAATAAACCTTAGCCTGTACCAAATCAAAATTCGTATCATCACTAACCATATATAACATTAATCATTAACAAATCTATTATGgtaaaatatgcacatgtgcgtAACTATACATATGTACACCATCATAAATGACCTTGTTAACCTAATACTAAATAATCAACAGCTTCTAACATTTTTGTTCAACATTCGCATATTCGTCTTCCATGTTGTGTCCGACATTCTTGATGACCCTTCATCCCTTGACTTTAATACAAATGTtactttttttgatttttttccaTTGATGATCTACAATGAACATGTGGGTAAACATTAAATACCTTACTAACCTATTATtacaaattatgcacatgtgcatattaacATATGTTGTCaagctatgcacatgtgcatatctatATATCACATAACACTACCTTATTAACATAAtctaacattaaatacacatGCGCATAACTATACATCACACCAAAATACAACTAAATACCTTATACAATGGCATGTGCATCAACATTAACAACCTTATTCACATGTTATTGcacaatatgcacatgtgcagaTTGACTTATCAgtctatgcacatgtgcataactatatatcACACAATACAAAATGAAGTTTGAATTGACAAATTATCTATCATATAAAAGTACAAACGACAAACTATCTATTGTATAACATTATAAACGAATTGTATAAACTTGCAAACGGTGTCTCGATTTATATGACAGTATCTATGTTACAAATCCGTCAACGATTCCGACGGCGATTGATTCCCGGCGATACCGTCGTAGTGACATGCTCATTGAATCATCTATTCTTATAATCGCGTTGCTTTAATTATGAATGGATTAAAAATCCACAATGCTTATAAACATGTTGCCCTAATTACGAATGGATGAAGAATGTACGATCGATGATTATGTTCCTAATATAGATTATACGACTAATTTTGGGAACTAACCTCAATTATATGACGAAATATGAAATGTCTGCTGGTAAAATCTCAAATCTGAGATAAAATCTCAATCCAGATGCTTCGATATGGTGAAGTGATGATGTATTCGGGACAATGATGTAATCAATTGTAATCGACGAATTGTTGAGAGAATCAGGTTGTGAAATGTTGAgagatttggatgtaatcagAGTTCAGAGAGTGGACATGAAAGTTTTTATTAAATGTAATTTAATTTGTGCTTGAAGTCCGATAGTAAGGGAATCAATTAAGCGCTTATTTTAAAAGTTGTTtggtatttacaaaattgcctattgttcacattggttctcgcggttctcgtaataagggtggttctcgcatgaaccctaccctatatatatatagggaggggctcatgcgagaaccacccttattgtgagaaccttgagaaccaatgtgaacacaacctaaaatagctaaaaaaacctaaaaaaaacctaacccccactcccctcccccccccccaaaaaaaaaaaacctaaacccccccccccccaccccccaaaaaaaaaaaaaacctaaccccccccccaagctaaatgctaaaaaaaacctaaaaaacctaaccccaccccccccccaaaaaaaacctaaacccccctcccccaccccccaaaaacctaacccccccccccccaagctaaaatgctaaaaactaaaccctcaaaaaacctaaaaaaatctaaaaaaatcaaaaaaaaaatctaaaaaaaattttttgaattttttaatatttttcatgttaaaatcgctacttttagaagccaaaaaaaattttttttttttaatttaaaaaaaaaaattttggcttcgaaaattagcgatttttttataaaaaatattaaaaagttcaaaaaaaaaaatttgtgtgatttttagctatttttaggcatttttggtgtgttcacattggttctcacgg contains the following coding sequences:
- the LOC118483980 gene encoding receptor-like protein 7, encoding MTSLEFLDLSGDDISSSVPRFLANFSSLRHIKLRDCQLRDEFPSAVFHLPKLKHLSMGNNSNLTGFLPEFHNTSLLEKLYLFSTGFAGIIPESISNLNHLKVLSLQSCHFSGHIPGSLPNLTQLTYLGLSKNELAGLVPSLVSLSKLTILDLAYNKFEKGSMYGWINKLTNLNELYLDSYNKFNGTVGLDSFSGLNKLETLSIDQNSLSFVTTSNYTNATLPELLVLGLSSCNLKEFPAFLRFQTKMEALALRYNEIEGLVPTWIWNNSQETLQMIDLANNFITGFDQHPQFLPWVCLEFFDMSYNKLQGRLPMSPQTIVAYDVSNNYLNGEIPPWICELKFLQFLDLSSNQMTRTLPSCFGNLYNSLSVLDLKQYSFHGPMMNTCTQGSPLKKIDLSKNQFSGQVSKSLADCIKLEFLSLAANSFEDVFPLWLGTLPNLQVLILRSNKFYGAIQGLSSISPLFLKLRIIDISNNGFGGELPHKSFQTWNAMKSVYQGRSAAMGSVIPFTSFGTFPFTYSMTLTTKGVKLEYKKILNIFVAIDLSCNNFEGQIPQSLQDLQGLESLNLSNNHFTGHILPSFGNLKYLESLDLFQNELSGKIPQQLLQLGFLSILNVSFNHLDGHIPQGKQFNTFESNSYLGNPGLCGKPLSKECGKFKVLLPPTSSNEYESLMPSDIIDWMLILLGVGSGLIIGIVVGNLLYARKFRRERKRDSRERGCRGGYVGGVGGVGGAGGLCFIPSVSGVAGGATITSMMTSTNLSETYMSRDFG